In one Pseudomonas sp. R84 genomic region, the following are encoded:
- a CDS encoding arylamine N-acetyltransferase → MSEPRLTNLKLYLQRLGFDTPPAPALDSLRQLQLRHTGVFPFENLATITGAPVLIDLPSIEEKVLLGGRGGYCYELNNLFFALLLELGFDTRAISGRVVMNQPEGSWTARTHRLSLVTIDDVRYITDVGFGGMVPTAPLLLDTEAEQPTPHEPYRIEKQADGYMLRANVAGEWRPMYLFDLQRQEDIDYTVGNWYVSTHPESPFSQRLMVARTGEGWRKTLNNGSFAVHRMGAESERREVADVEDLLDLLEVEFGMRVARPELLRPVLGHLIQPGQGSSA, encoded by the coding sequence ATGAGTGAGCCACGCCTGACGAATCTGAAGCTGTACCTGCAACGTTTGGGCTTCGACACACCGCCCGCGCCGGCGCTGGACAGCCTGCGGCAGTTGCAACTGCGCCATACCGGCGTCTTCCCTTTCGAGAATCTGGCGACGATAACCGGTGCACCGGTGCTGATTGATCTGCCGTCCATTGAAGAAAAAGTCTTGCTCGGTGGGCGCGGTGGGTACTGCTATGAACTGAATAACCTGTTCTTTGCCCTGTTGCTGGAGCTGGGCTTCGATACACGGGCCATCAGCGGGCGCGTGGTGATGAATCAGCCGGAAGGCAGCTGGACGGCGCGCACGCACCGCTTGAGTCTGGTGACCATCGACGATGTGCGCTACATCACCGATGTCGGTTTTGGTGGCATGGTGCCGACTGCACCGCTGCTGCTCGACACCGAAGCGGAGCAACCAACGCCACACGAACCTTATCGCATTGAAAAACAGGCCGACGGCTACATGCTGCGTGCCAACGTGGCGGGGGAATGGCGGCCGATGTACCTGTTCGATCTGCAACGCCAGGAAGACATCGATTACACCGTCGGCAATTGGTATGTCTCGACTCACCCTGAGTCACCGTTCAGCCAGCGTCTGATGGTGGCGCGCACCGGGGAGGGCTGGCGCAAGACGCTGAATAACGGCAGTTTCGCTGTTCACCGCATGGGCGCCGAGAGCGAGCGGCGTGAGGTCGCGGACGTCGAGGATCTACTCGATCTGCTTGAGGTTGAGTTCGGGATGCGTGTCGCGCGCCCAGAGTTGTTAAGGCCGGTGCTCGGACACCTTATCCAGCCTGGTCAGGGATCCTCAGCGTAA
- a CDS encoding DUF4952 domain-containing protein has translation MKRLLLIRLIPALLLVIANSASADFGCDDFLSKLADKPSFVEFKGCTQALDRMGQPFSASYEVSGANASKAEQYLEQHFGISPITRACCVWDSTQNGFRDPATGINYLISIGSEETEVRQRESWAKINRFTIQVDAYAEDP, from the coding sequence TTGAAACGGTTGCTACTTATCCGATTGATACCCGCGCTGTTGCTGGTCATTGCCAACAGCGCCAGTGCCGACTTTGGCTGTGATGACTTTCTGTCGAAGCTCGCAGACAAGCCATCGTTTGTTGAATTCAAAGGCTGCACACAGGCGCTTGATCGCATGGGCCAGCCATTTTCCGCCAGCTATGAAGTATCCGGGGCCAATGCTTCGAAAGCCGAACAGTACCTTGAACAGCACTTCGGGATTTCGCCGATCACGCGCGCCTGTTGTGTCTGGGACTCGACCCAAAATGGATTCAGAGATCCAGCAACAGGCATCAACTACCTGATCAGCATTGGCTCAGAGGAAACAGAGGTCAGGCAACGGGAGTCGTGGGCGAAGATCAATCGCTTCACGATCCAGGTCGATGCTTACGCTGAGGATCCCTGA
- the xth gene encoding exodeoxyribonuclease III, giving the protein MKNLRIATYNVNGLRARLPNLLDWLKREQPDIACLQELKSVDTAFPAAELEAAGYGAIWQGQASWNGVAILARDAQPLESRRGLPGDPDDKHSRYLEAAVHGVLVGCLYLPNGNPQPGPKFDYKLAWFERLISYAKDLQSSDHPVVLAGDYNVVPTDMDIYNTRSWLKDALLQPQSRECYQRLLDQGWTDSLRHLYPEDRLYTFWDYFRQHWQTNSGLRIDHLLLNPALSPYLHEAGVDAWVRNEPHASDHAPTWIRIGSRKKR; this is encoded by the coding sequence ATGAAAAACCTGCGGATCGCCACCTACAACGTCAACGGCCTGCGCGCGCGTCTGCCAAATCTGCTGGATTGGCTCAAGCGCGAACAACCGGACATCGCCTGCCTGCAAGAACTCAAATCTGTCGACACGGCATTCCCCGCCGCAGAACTGGAAGCCGCCGGTTATGGCGCGATCTGGCAAGGCCAGGCGTCGTGGAACGGCGTGGCGATTCTCGCCCGTGATGCGCAACCGCTGGAGAGTCGACGCGGTCTGCCGGGCGATCCGGATGACAAGCACAGCCGTTATCTGGAAGCAGCGGTGCACGGCGTTCTGGTCGGGTGCCTGTACCTGCCCAACGGCAATCCGCAGCCCGGTCCGAAATTCGATTACAAACTGGCTTGGTTCGAGCGGCTCATCAGCTATGCGAAAGACCTGCAAAGCAGCGATCACCCGGTGGTGCTGGCCGGTGATTACAACGTCGTGCCCACTGATATGGACATCTACAACACCCGCTCCTGGCTCAAGGATGCGCTGCTGCAACCGCAGAGTCGCGAGTGCTACCAGCGCCTGCTCGATCAAGGCTGGACCGATTCGCTGCGGCATCTGTACCCCGAGGATCGCCTCTATACGTTTTGGGACTACTTTCGCCAGCACTGGCAAACCAACTCCGGACTGCGCATCGATCATCTGCTGCTCAACCCGGCGCTGAGTCCCTATTTGCACGAGGCCGGGGTCGACGCCTGGGTGCGCAACGAGCCGCATGCCAGCGACCATGCGCCGACGTGGATTCGTATCGGTTCACGCAAGAAACGCTAG